Proteins encoded by one window of Thunnus thynnus chromosome 3, fThuThy2.1, whole genome shotgun sequence:
- the pcm1 gene encoding pericentriolar material 1 protein isoform X6: MATGGTPFDDSAEELHNWTVTNGSLEDRLNNMDWGVQQKKANRSSEKNKKKLSAAVVESRLTNDISPESTPGAGRRRARTPHSFPHIKYTTQMSVPDQAELDKLRQRINFTDLDERSIGSDSQGRVTAANNQRQLAGENKKPYNFLPLHVNTNKSKELLPPSSSAPATPAIAKETKKQSPGFRDTLTPVVPTKESSRLSRGGIERGPSAHREYGRGDPRIDSSQVVSKLVQIREYISKASSMRDDLVEKNDVPANVERLSHLIDHLKEQEKSYLRFLQKMLARDTEEDDVGTLDSAVGSGSLAESTSLNIEVRSSDTSNATGGRPETVRADQKEELENLRKQHELLKKMLEQQEQLRALQGRQEALMAMQHSAEQALAVIEDTVVTETTGSVSGLSITSELNDELNDLIQRFHNQLHDSQTKAVPDNRRQAESLSLSREVCWSRAPQAVGPPPHRPLLHSASGPHSGLDTGATAASAKLTKLQELQDKKQTMDKILQELHSLRDQTLNNNSCRGLSTQCSLSMGGSSDCPSALCSNGASASTSFHPSLTQHQDSSNSTDKLRKLKEVHKRLNELRELVQYYEQTSDMMVDAVNENVKEDDDEEEEEDETEDGSMFEAMFDSEQENRQPVTNIRNPQRSGNWTDLNSLTNGRSVRSSATNNRDGRLNTECEINNRSAANLRSLNIPSAIECQYNRDTPYNQVKDDDEDEDGLNNDQGAQAVAPDSEASGSSRRSSLGNEAGFAQKVHRQTAKQKLRQLQELVAMVQSDDTDGTTANEDEALHQQPNNTRATVAGPLGTGSKQNPRDLTLSSKAREKLYEEKLRQQKQELKQLHEERQRLMEIQGKIQDLQWACPDLQSSVSSTVSQQGLLRKVPVAASTPATVQVSSSSGHKTNSPVLKPTAPEAATSSVTDNEQLWSEMRRHQILREELRQRRKHLESLMAEHQRRSGLCDRLEDQEGLATPSQSVSRDERTMATWGSTPCHLDDVDDEDDDDEEEYRSEMGAEEEDEQDDCAESSSDDDIHIYSSSRNQRPYSNRKNQACNLKPPPAFSCESSGHPSPHTKAKTKQQQQQQQTRSLNQSVSQHGGTRRQENLRWASELSFTEGSCHWQEQVSQLQRQLDFSTSMCQTLLQDQQTLSYMLQTLLTGQYSVLPNNVSSPQVHLVMHQLNQCYTQLAWQQNNVQRLKQVLNELLRQQQQQQQQQQQQQQQPSSSTAGWQTQNQGSSQESSSCPSVSPGVFLPFSSTLHPPTNNMSTAALSPFAPSFNLFPLFPTAMGEFPQGAAAQATPDHQKQHLDPNASIKTEYMSFPPPLQRSPLNSATDRGTAGWLNTSYTNNTVLHHLSKTEEESPTSSPTMARRRSRPQDFDQASQESFSSMPDPVDPTTITKTFKAGRKASAQANLASRSKTPSKSRRRRSKGHNKNSEGHESDSVSSTADFVQERAAPPRQKDQNQSLLDKLTQEKLDSKTKLGNKRNDLSSAYAWRTPFLSNRIACTEAPDASSDFSLFEALRETIYSEVATLISQNESRPHFLIELFHELQLLNTDYLRQRALYSLQDIVTRHLAEKSAAEDQLPPLGPVAWAAGSQSELTPSESLATSDAEVVEKNLRLTQDTMKKRDDAESVGNESTVSTSSNLDPFAKDDLAGAAGDVRCPQIDTQQLDRQIKDIMTEVIPFLKENMDEVCSLQLLTSVRRMVLTLTQQNDESKEFVRFFHRQLGGILQESLSKFVGRTLKDCGEDLLVEISEILFNELAFFRLMQDLDNSSSVSLAAKHKNKKKAEQSSKAKHSLKENLKAGGDESISPAYSDEDKDQDEAEQDGDSAFQEIYLQTETKNRRSSDASEAEEEDEDEGDGQGIPLSISLSKAETQALTNYGSGEDENEEEEMEEFEAGPVDVQTSLQATADGQVEQEVTSTNEIQETQSEQRSEKDDAETNNKSAGIVDSTEEEHATVEDQVPEKESKVAASEESTEASQNFTKESNTTSSPDTDSPVMINVDEVGSGNTSQKSDEEDFVKVDDLPLQLTVMCEEELQKRIVEEQQNNNLSVEILNGNTESLTGLVGNAQALKEPENVGAQSV; this comes from the exons AGGAGCATCGGCAGTGACTCCCAGGGGCGTGTCACAGCTGCCAACAACCAGCGCCAGTTAGCTGGAGAGAACAAGAAGCCCTACAACTTCCTACCTCTTCATGTGAATACTAACAaaagcaaggagctgctccctccctcctcctctgccccaGCCACCCCAGCTATTGCCAAGGAAACTAAGAAACAGAGCCCAGGATTCAGGGATACATTAACCCCTGTAGTTCCTACCAAGGAATCGTCAAGGCTCAGCCGTGGTGGCATTGAGAGAGGGCCCTCGGCGCACAGAGAATATGGGAGAGGAGATCCCAGAATAGACAGCAGCCAG GTGGTGAGCAAACTAGTACAGATCCGGGAGTACATCAGTAAGGCGAGCTCCATGCGGGATGACCTGGTGGAGAAGAATGACGTGCCGGCAAACGTGGAGCGCCTCTCCCATCTCATCGACCACCTCAAAGAGCAGGAGAAGTCCTATTTACGGTTCCTGCAGAAAATGCTG GCACGGGATACCGAGGAGGATGATGTGGGGACCCTGGACTCTGCAGTGGGCTCAGGTTCATTGGCAGAGAGCACTTCTCTTAACATTGAGGTGCGCTCTTCAGATACCTCCAATGCAACG GGCGGCAGGCCAGAAACTGTGAGAGCTGACCAGAAGGAAGAGCTGGAGAACCTGCGTAAGCAGCACGAGCTACTGAAGAAGATGCTGGAGCAGCAGGAACAGCTCAGGGCCCTGCAGGGCCGACAGGAAGCACTGATGGCCATGCAACACAGTGCAGAACAGGCACTCGCTGTGATTGAGGACACtg TTGTCACAGAAACCACAGGCAGTGTGTCAGGCCTGAGCATTACATCAGAGCTGAATGATGAGTTGAACGATTTGATCCAGCGGTTCCACAACCAGCTACATGACTCTCAG ACTAAGGCAGTGCCAGACAACCGTCGTCAGGCAGAGAGCCTTTCCCTCTCCAGAGAAGTGTGTTGGTCCAGGGCTCCCCAGGCTGTTGGTCCACCTCCACACAGGCCCCTTCTTCACTCTGCATCTGGTCCCCACTCTGGCCTAGACACTGGGGCAACAGCTGCCAGTGCCAAACTCACAAAGCTCCAAGAACTCCAAGACAAGAAGCAAACTATGGACAAGATCCTGCAGGAGCTACATTCACTCAGAGACCAGACACTCAACAATAACTCTT GTCGTGGCTTGTCAACACAGTGCAGTCTGAGTATGGGAGGATCCTCAGATTGTCCATCTGCTCTCTGCTCTAATGGGGCCTCAGCCTCTACTTCCTTTCATCCCTCTCTCACACAACACCAGGACAGTTCCAACTCCACAGACAAGCTCAg GAAGCTAAAGGAGGTTCACAAGCGTCTGAATGAGCTGCGTGAGTTGGTTCAGTACTATGAGCAGACTTCTGATATGATGGTGGATGCAGTCAATGAAAATGTGAAGGAGGATgacgatgaggaggaggaggaggatgagacaGAGGACGGCTCTATGTTTGAAGCCATGTTTGACTCTGAGCAGGAGAATCGCCAGCCTGTAACTAACATCAG AAACCCACAGCGCAGTGGAAACTGGACAGACTTGAACAGCCTGACCAATGGGCGCAGTGTCAGGAGTAGTGCCACTAATAACCGGGATGGCAGACTCAACACTGAGTGTGAGATCAACAACCGGTCAGCAGCCAACCTCCGCAGCCTTAACATCCCCTCAGCCATAG AGTGCCAGTATAATAGGGACACCCCCTATAATCAggtgaaggatgatgatgaggatgaggacgGTCTGAATAATGATCAAGGGGCACAGGCTGTAGCTCCAGACAGCGAGGCTTCGGGGTCTAGCCGGAGAAGCAGCCTTGGGAATGAAGCAGGTTTTGCCCAGAAGGTTCATCGGCAGACAGCGAAGCAGAAACTGCGGCAGCTGCAGGAGCTGGTGGCCATGGTTCAG agTGACGACACTGATGGCACAACAGCAAATGAGGACGAAGCTTTACACCAACAGCCAAATAATACCAGAGCTACCGTGGCAGGGCCACTGGGGACTGGATCTAAACAGAATCCCAGAGACCTCACACTCTCTAGCAAGGCCAG GGAGAAGCTGTATGAAGAGAAGCTGCGTCAGCAGAAACAGGAGCTGAAGCAACTCCATGAAGAGCGCCAGAGACTCATGGAAATCCAGGGCAAGATCCAGGACCTGCAGTGGGCTTGCCCTGACTTGCAg TCGTCTGTGTCGAGCACAGTGAGTCAGCAGGGTTTGCTAAGGAAGGTTCCAGTTGCAGCTTCCACTCCGGCTACCGTCCAGGTGTCTTCTTCCTCTGGACACAAAACCAATTCACCTGTGCTCAAACCCACTGCTCCAGAAGCAGCTACTTCTTCAGTCACTGACAATGAG CAGCTTTGGTCAGAGATGCGTCGCCACCAGATCCTGCGGGAAGAACTGCGTCAGCGCAGAAAGCACTTAGAGTCCTTGATGGCTGAACACCAGAGGCGTAGTGGTCTCTGTGACAGGCTTGAAGACCAAGAGGGACTTGCTACACCCTCACAGTCTGTCAGTAGGGATGAAAG GACAATGGCTACTTGGGGTTCCACTCCCTGCCACCTTGATGACGTTGATGACGAGgacgatgatgatgaggaagaaTATCGCTCGGAAATGGgtgcagaggaggaagatgaacaGGACGACTGTGCAGAGAGCAGCTCTGACGATGACATCCACATCTACTCATCCAGCAGGAACCAGCGGCCCTACAGTAACAGGAAGAATCAAGCATG CAACCTGAAGCCTCCACCAGCCTTCTCATGTGAGAGTAGTGGGCATCCCTCTCCTCATACTAAGGCGAAgaccaaacagcagcagcagcagcagcagaccagAAGTTTGAACCAGTCCGTGAGCCAACATGGAGGTACAAGGCGGCAAGAGAACCTGCGCTGGGCTTCTGAGCTCTCCTTCACTGAGGGCTCATGCCACTGGCAGGAGCAGGTCAGCCAGCTGCAGAGACAGCTGGACTTCAGCACCAGCATGTGTCAGACACTCCTGCAGGACCAGCAG ACGCTGTCTTATATGTTGCAAACCCTGCTGACGGGTCAGTACAGTGTGTTACCCAACAATGTGTCGTCACCACAGGTCCACCTGGTCATGCACCAGCTCAACCAGTGTTACACCCAGCTGGCTTGGCAGCAAAACAACGTACAAAG ACTAAAACAGGTCCTGAATGAACTCCTccgccagcagcagcagcaacagcagcagcagcagcagcagcagcagcagccttcaTCTTCAACAGCAGGTTGGCAGACACAGAACCAGGGCTCATCCCAGGAATCCAGCTCCTGTCCCTCAGTCTCTCCTGGTGTCttcctccccttctcctctACTCTGCATCCTCCAACCAACAACATGTCAACTGCTGCCTTATCCCCGTTCGCTCCCA GCTTTAACTTATTTCCACTCTTCCCTACTGCCATGGGCGAGTTCCCTCAGGGCGCGGCAGCTCAGGCTACCCCTGACCACCAGAAGCAGCATTTAGACCCAAACGCTTCTATCAAAACAGAGTACATGAGTTTCCCTCCTCCACTGCAGCGCTCTCCTCTTAACTCAGCTACAGACAGAGG AACAGCTGGCTGGCTCAACACCTCCTACACAAACAACACCGTCCTGCATCACCTGTCTAAAACAGAGGAAGAGTCTCCCACTTCCTCCCCCACCATGGCCCGCCGCCGCTCACGACCTCAAGACTTTGACCAGGCCTCACAAGAAAGCTTCAGCAGCATGCCTGATCCTGTTGATCCCACCACCATCACAAAGACTTTCAAGGCTGGACGCAAGGCCTCCGCTCAAGCCAACCTGGCCTCCCGAAGCAAGACACCAAGCAAGAGTCGCCGCAGGAGGAGCAAAGGGCACAACAAGAACAGTGAAG GCCATGAGAGCGACAGTGTTAGCAGCACTGCAGACTTTGTCCAGGAGAGGGCAGCCCCGCCTCGTCAGAAGGATCAGAATCAGAGTCTGTTGGACAAGTTGACTCAAGAGAAACTAGACAGCAAAACTAAGCTTGGGAACAAACGAAATGACCTCTCCTCTG CCTATGCTTGGAGAACACCCTTCCTCTCTAACAGAATTGCATGCACAGAAGCACCAG ATGCAAGCAGCGACTTCTCTCTGTTTGAGGCGCTGAGGGAAACCATTTACTCTGAGGTGGCGACTTTGATCTCCCAGAATGAGTCCCGACCCCACTTTCTCATCGAGCTCTTCCATGAGCTGCAGCTGCTCAATACAGACTACTTACGCCAGAGAGCGCTGTATTCCCTACAG GACATAGTGACCAGGCATCTGGCAGAGAAGAGTGCAGCTGAGGACCAGTTGCCTCCGCTTGGCCCTGTGGCGTGGGCTGCAGGCTCTCAGTCTGAGCTCACACCCAGTGAGAGTCTGGCTACCAGTGATGCA gaggtggtggagaagAACTTGAGGCTCACACAGGACACAATGAAGAAGAGGGATGATGCAGAATCTGTGGGCAATGAAAGCACCGTGTCGACCTCCTCCAACCTGGATCCGTTCGCTAAGGATGATCTCG CAGGTGCGGCCGGTGACGTGCGCTGCCCTCAGATCGACACCCAGCAGTTGGATCGTCAGATCAAAGATATCATGACAGAAGTCATTCCCTTCCTTAAG GAGAACATGGACGAGGTGTGTTCCCTCCAGCTGCTGACATCTGTGCGGCGCATGGTCCTCACTCTCACCCAGCAGAATGACGAGAGCAAGGAGTTTGTCCGCTTCTTTCACAGACAGCTGGGAGGCATACTGCAG GAATCTCTCAGTAAATTTGTGGGCCGTACTCTGAAGGACTGTGGGGAAGACCTCCTGGTGGAGATCTCGGAGATCCTCTTCAATGAATTGGCTTTTTTTAGGCTTATGCAAGACTTGGACAATAGCAGCAGTGTCTCTTTGGCAgccaaacacaaaaacaagaagaaggCTGAGCAATCTAGTAAAGCCAAACACAGTCTAAAG GAAAATCTAAAAGCCGGGGGCGATGAATCAATTTCTCCAGCCTACTCAGATGAAGACAAG GACCAAGACGAGGCCGAGCAGGACGGTGATTCTGCTTTCCAGGAGATTTACCTGCAGACAGAGACGAAGAACCGCAGGAGCAGTGATGCTTCAGAggctgaagaggaagatgaggatgaaGGGGATGGACAGGGAATCCCTCTGTCGATCA GCCTTTCCAAAGCAGAGACTCAGGCCCTGACAAACTACGGCAGTGGGGAGGATGAAAacgaggaggaagagatggaggagtTTGAGGCTGGACCTGTAGATGTCCAAACCTCCTTACAGGCTACTGCTGACGGACAGGTGGAGCAGGAG GTGACATCAACAAATGAAATCCAGGAGACTCAAAGTGAACAGAGGTCTGAGAAAGATGATG CGGAGACCAACAACAAGTCAGCTGGGATTGTGGAttccacagaagaagaacatgCAACGGTGGAGGACCAGGTCCCCGAGAAGGAGAGTAAAGTTGCTGCCTCAGAGGAAAGCACTGAAGCCTCCCAGAACTTCACCAAGGAGTCAAACACCACTAGCAGCCCTGACACGGACTCTCCCGTCATGATCAATGTAGAT GAGGTGGGCTCAGGTAACACCAGCCAGAAGTCCGATGAGGAAGACTTTGTCAAGGTGGACGACTTGCCGTTGCAGCTTACAGTCATGTGTGAG gaggaactacagaagagaattgtggaggagcagcagaatAACAACCTGTCTGTTGAAATCCTCAATGGGAACACTGAATCGCTGACTGGGCTGGTTGGAAATGCGCAGGCACTGAAGGAACCAG AAAATGTTGGTGCCCAGAGTGTGTGA